The Vicia villosa cultivar HV-30 ecotype Madison, WI unplaced genomic scaffold, Vvil1.0 ctg.000477F_1_1_1, whole genome shotgun sequence genome includes a region encoding these proteins:
- the LOC131628748 gene encoding probable glutathione S-transferase yields MADEVILLDFWPSPFGKRLKIALAEKGIKYEYKEEDLSNKSPLLLQMNPIHKKIPVLIHNGKSICESLIAVQYIDDVWNDKSPLLPSDPYQRSQARFWADFGDKKIYESGRNLWTKKGEELEAAKKEFIEVLKLMEQELGDKNYFGGEKLGYVDVALIPFYTWFKGYETLANINIEKECPKFVGWAKRCIKIESVSKSIPDQDKVYQFIVEMRKKMGIE; encoded by the exons ATGGCTGATGAAGTGATTCTTCTAGATTTCTGGCCAAGTCCATTTGGGAAGAGGCTCAAAATAGCCCTTGCTGAAAAGGGTATCAAGTATGAGTACAAAGAAGAAGACTTGAGCAACAAGAGTCCTTTGTTGTTACAGATGAACCCTATTCACAAGAAAATTCCTGTCCTCATTCATAATGGCAAATCCATTTGTGAATCTCTCATTGCTGTCCAatatattgatgatgtttggaATGATAAATCTCCTTTGTTGCCTTCTGATCCTTACCAGAGATCACAAGCTAGATTCTGGGCTGATTTTGGTGACAagaag ATCTATGAAAGTGGAAGGAACCTATGGACCAAGAAAGGAGAAGAGCTAGAAGCTGCAAAGAAGGAATTCATAGAAGTCCTCAAATTGATGGAGCAAGAGTTGGGAGACAAGAAttattttggaggagagaaactTGGTTATGTGGATGTTGCACTTATTCCATTCTACACTTGGTTTAAAGGCTATGAGACTTTAGCTAATATCAATATAGAGAAGGAGTGTCCCAAGTTTGTTGGTTGGGCTAAGAGATGTATTAAGATTGAGAGTGTTTCTAAGTCTATTCCTGACCAAGATAAGGTCTATCAGTTCATTGtggagatgaggaagaagatgggcATTGAGTAG
- the LOC131628758 gene encoding probable glutathione S-transferase produces MADEVTLLDYWPSPFGMRLRIALAEKGIKYEYKDEDLRNKSPLLLQMNPIHKKIPVLIHNGKPICESLIAVQYIDEVWNDKSPLLPSDPYQRSQARFWADFVDKKIYEIGRNLWTKKGEEQEAAKKEFIEALKVLEQELGDKSYFGGEKLGYVDVALIPFYTWFKGYETFGNINIEKECPKFIGWAKRCVKIESVSKSIPDQEKVYQFIVEIRKKIGIE; encoded by the exons ATGGCCGATGAAGTCACTCTTCTCGATTACTGGCCAAGCCCATTCGGGATGAGGCTCAGAATAGCCCTTGCTGAAAAGGGTATCAAGTATGAGTACAAAGATGAAGACTTGAGGAACAAAAGCCCTTTGTTGTTACAGATGAACCCTATTCACAAGAAAATCCCTGTCCTCATTCATAATGGTAAACCTATCTGTGAATCTCTCATTGCTGTTCAGTATATTGATGAGGTTTGGAATGATAAATCTCCTCTGTTGCCTTCTGATCCTTACCAGAGATCACAAGCTAGATTCTGGGCTGATTTTGTTGACAAAAAG ATCTATGAGATTGGAAGGAACCTATGGACCAAAAAAGGAGAAGAACAAGAAGCTGCAAAGAAGGAATTCATAGAAGCACTTAAAGTGTTGGAGCAAGAGTTGGGGGACAAGAGttattttggaggagagaaactTGGTTATGTGGATGTAGCACTTATTCCATTCTACACTTGGTTTAAAGGTTATGAGACTTTTGGTAATATCAATATAGAGAAGGAGTGTCCCAAGTTCATTGGTTGGGCTAAGAGATGTGTCAAGATTGAGAGTGTTTCTAAGTCTATTCCTGATCAGGAAAAGGTGTATCAGTTCATTGTGGAGATCAGGAAGAAGATAGGCATTGAGTAG